In Maridesulfovibrio sp., a single genomic region encodes these proteins:
- a CDS encoding nitrogenase component 1: protein MNLDDTRIRVEQLREKSDFPFAPLEGVGPNLAGWGVIETCLLLPQSVAIMIGPSACLRHSAFMAHARGFTERFHMLCLSELDMSMGNHLPKVEQGMADILSRREEKVAFLIVGCPDYILGTDFTGVIKRLEKSTGKRIILGAMAPITIGLKESPFTSAYTSFYEFLKHEERNPEENRINLLGTFMPLSDSGEFYQVLSAAGLNDVVQIPLCPDLETFSRMAHARASVVLHPLANGLSGKLESEMDIPTCFAPTSYGFSTIKKQYELVGDAVGKELYVDEIAADAQKAAQPMLDKLRSKSVAVGCSINGSPFELTLFLVENGINVDTMFARGTIKPYEWKLIEQLRTIKPDIQVYNASHPALCGQTSTFDHIDVAYGVDAGIFCTNAVNVPLSRYQEQKYGYEATGWMLEQTCEAMENPVDNYDWIYAHDFLI from the coding sequence ATGAATTTGGATGACACCCGGATAAGGGTGGAACAGCTTCGGGAAAAATCAGATTTCCCTTTTGCACCGCTTGAGGGCGTCGGCCCGAACCTGGCCGGATGGGGCGTGATTGAGACCTGCCTGTTGCTTCCTCAGTCCGTGGCAATCATGATCGGCCCCTCGGCCTGCCTGCGCCATTCCGCATTCATGGCCCACGCAAGGGGATTCACCGAACGTTTCCACATGCTCTGCCTGTCGGAACTGGATATGTCCATGGGCAACCATTTACCCAAAGTGGAACAGGGCATGGCGGATATTCTCTCGCGCCGGGAAGAAAAAGTCGCCTTTCTCATTGTCGGCTGTCCGGACTACATACTCGGCACGGATTTTACCGGAGTAATAAAACGGCTGGAAAAATCCACCGGCAAACGGATCATTCTCGGAGCCATGGCGCCAATCACCATCGGGCTCAAGGAATCTCCGTTCACTTCAGCCTATACTTCCTTTTATGAATTTCTCAAACACGAAGAGCGCAACCCGGAGGAAAACCGGATCAATCTGCTCGGAACCTTCATGCCATTGTCCGATTCCGGGGAATTCTATCAGGTTCTTTCAGCCGCAGGATTAAATGACGTAGTCCAGATTCCGCTTTGCCCGGACCTGGAAACCTTCTCCCGCATGGCCCATGCGCGGGCTTCGGTGGTACTTCATCCTCTGGCCAACGGATTAAGCGGAAAGCTGGAAAGTGAAATGGACATCCCCACCTGCTTTGCACCCACCTCGTATGGTTTTTCGACCATCAAAAAACAATATGAACTTGTCGGCGATGCGGTGGGCAAAGAACTGTATGTGGATGAAATTGCGGCCGATGCCCAAAAAGCCGCTCAACCGATGCTGGATAAACTGCGCAGTAAATCAGTCGCGGTCGGATGCAGCATCAACGGCAGCCCCTTCGAACTGACCCTCTTTCTTGTGGAGAACGGCATCAATGTTGATACCATGTTTGCGCGGGGAACCATCAAGCCCTATGAATGGAAATTAATTGAACAGCTACGCACGATCAAACCGGATATTCAGGTCTACAACGCCTCACATCCAGCCCTGTGCGGACAGACCTCCACCTTCGACCACATCGATGTGGCCTACGGAGTTGATGCAGGTATATTCTGCACCAATGCGGTCAACGTCCCCCTCTCGCGCTATCAGGAACAGAAATACGGCTATGAAGCCACCGGCTGGATGCTGGAACAAACCTGCGAAGCAATGGAAAATCCGGTCGACAACTACGATTGGATCTACGCCCACGATTTTCTTATATAA